GTTCTTTTCGAGCGAAAAGTCGAATCCGAACGCAATTACGCCGGGGCGTAATTGATAAACAAACATGTGATAAAGGAAAGGACGTGCACGATTTGAACTTTCGTGGCTTAACAGATGAGCAATTAGCAGAAGAGTCGTTAATCGACTTAGCATATGCACTTTTAGAAGATACAAAACAAGCAATGCCTTTAAACGATCTATTAAAAGAGATCCAAAAATTAAACGGTATTTCAGATGAGGACCTAAAGTCTCGTTTAGTACAATTCTATACAGACTTAAACGTAGAAGGCCGTTTCTTATTAAACCATGAGAATGGTTGGGGCTTACGTGAATGGTACAAAGTTGAAACAATCGAAGAAGAAACTGCACCAACAATTAAATCTCGTAAAAAGAAAGCAAAAGTTGCTGACGAAGACGAAGAGTTAGTTGAACTGGATGAAGAAGATGTATTATTCGAAGAAGACTACGATGAATTCGTAGAAGAAGATGATGCAGATGACGCTGAAGAAGATATCGATTTCGTTGAAGAAGAAATCGAAGACATCGATGCAGACATCGACGAAGAATTAATCGAAGAAGAAGACGGCTTCATTATTGAAGAAGACGAAGAAGAAGAAATCGAAGACGAAGATTTAAAATAAGTACCCCTTGAATTTTTCATTCAAAGTACTTGACTTCTATTTCACTTCCGTATAATCTTTAAATTGGGCTCCTTTAAAAAGGAGATTGACCGTATATCTTATACGCTCCCCCTGCAATTGCAGGAGGAGCGTTTTTTTATTTTATAGCACATCTATTTGGAAAAACATTCATTTGCATAGGCAACGAATGTTTTTCTAATTTGTTTAGTAACGAGGAGGAGTATGTAGAATGACAAAGTATATTTTCGTAACGGGTGGCGTCGTTTCATCACTTGGTAAAGGGATCGTCGCAGCATCATTAGGCCGTTTATTAAAAAACCGTGGATTAGAAGTAACAATCCAAAAATTTGACCCATATTTAAACATCGATCCAGGTACAATGAGCCCGTACCAACATGGTGAAGTGTTCGTAACAGATGATGGCGCAGAAGCAGATTTAGACTTAGGTCACTATGAGCGTTTCATCGACATTAACCTTGGGAAACACTCAACGGTAACTTCTGGTAAGGTGTACCAAGCAGTACTAAACAAAGAGCGTCGTGGCGATTACAACGGTGGTACAGTTCAAGTAATTCCACACGTAACAAATGAAATTAAAGACCGCGTACAACGTGCAGGTCGCGAAACTTCTGCTGACGTAGTTATCACGGAAATCGGTGGTACGGTAGGGGACTTTGAATCACTTTCATTCTTAGAAGCGATTCGTCAAATGCGCCGTGACTTAGGTCATGACAACGTAATGTACATCCACTGTACGTTAATGCCTTACATTAAAGCAGCAGGCGAAATGAAAACAAAACCAACACAACACTCAGTAAAAGAGTTGCGTTCGTTAGGTATTCAGCCAAATATCATCGTGTTACGTACAGAACAACCTGTACCTCAAGACATGAAAGAAAAAATCGCGTTATTCTGTGACGTACGTGCTTCAGATATTATTGAATCTCGTGATGCAGAGCACTTATATGAAGTACCACTTAACTTACATGCACAAGGCTTCGACCAAATCGTACTTGACCATTTCGGCATCAAAGCACCAAAAGCAGATATGGAAGATTGGAAAGAGCTTGTAGAGTTGGTAAAACATTTAGAACACAAAACACGTATTGCATTAGTTGGTAAATATGTAGAGCTACAAGATGCTTATATCTCAGTAGTAGAAGCATTAAAACACGCAGGTTATGTGTACAATTCAGATATCGAAATCGAATGGATTAATGCAGAGCACGTAACAGCAGAAAATGTGGACGAGCTATTAAGCCATGTAGACGGTATTTTAGTACCTGGTGGCTTCGGTGACCGTGGTGTTGAAGGAAAAATCGAAGCAACGCGCTATGCACGTGAAAACGACGTACCATTCTTCGGTATTTGCTTAGGTATGCAAATGGCAACAGTAGAATTTGCGCGTAACGTATTAAACTTAGAGGGCGCACACTCTACAGAATTAAATAAAGATACGAAGTACCCAATCATCGACTTCTTACCAGATCAATCAGAAGATACAGATTTAGGCGGTACATTACGTCTTGGTTTATATCCATGTAAATTAAAAGAAGGTTCAGTTGCACGCGCTGCATATAACGGCGAAGCGTTAGTATACGAGCGTCACCGTCACCGTTATGAGTTCAATAACGAATTCCGTGAAGCAATGGAAGCAGCAGGTATGGTATTCTCAGGTACTTCTCCTGACAATAAGCTAGTTGAAATCATTGAATTACCAGAGAAAAAATTCTTCGTGGCAGGCCAATTCCACCCAGAATTAATCTCACGCCCACAACGCCCACAACCACTATTCCGTGAATTCGTAGGCGCGGCTTTCAATAACCGTAAATAATAGAAAAACGAAAAACGGATTTAGAAAACGATAGGTTTTCTAAATCCGCTTTTTACTGTTGCGGTTTCTAATAAAATTTTACTGTAGTGATTGGTGGGCTACGGCAAGACAGCGATTAAGCCACGTGATACGTGTCTTTATCACTGCCTTTATTGCCGTTTGCGAGGCCCACCAATCATAAACTTTTGTCTTCGTAATAAAGTGAAGTGAAAAACACAAAACTAAGCCGCTTGCGATATCGCGAGGCGGCAGATTGTGAAAAAGTTATTTTGTCATCCTCTAATTATGGTAATGCCCCTATTTTTAAGCAAATGGTGAAGCGGTTTCCTCTTCGTCATCCTCATCACCAGCAACCATTTCATCAAATTCCATTTTTATCGCTTCGTAAATGTATAACGCCGCCATAATATGTGGGAAAACGATGCGCTCACCAAGCTTAGTTGGATGTGGTAAAATACCACCACGCATTTTTAATGAAATATATGTGTAGGCTAAATCGCTTAATTCATTGTCATCTGATGCGACTTCGCTTGCAACAGCTGAAAATGGAATGAACTCTTTATGGAGCTTTCGTGCTAACAGAAGTGCCTGTTCGTCAGATGCCTGACGCGTAAAAATTATGACGCGGTCGGCGGGCATTAATTCAATTGCCTCATCGTAGCGTGCAAATTTTGCAAAAGGCTGTACGCCTTGCTCTGCTTGAATCGCAATTGCTTCCAGTTCACCAAATGTTGCAAAATACACGGTTCCTTGACCAATTGCTGCTTGTGCAAGTAAGCGCGCTGTTTCTTCAATAGCCTCTTCTTCGGATTGCCCGATACGTTGAAAAAGGCCCGTTAGTTGTGTTGTTAAAATTTTTGACATAGTTCCACCTCAAAACTATTATAAAATCCAAGGTAGAAAAAAGCAAAACACGCAAAATTTAGCTTGCTAAAGAAGGAATTTATAATTAATAATAGAAATATATTACTTACACATCAACTTAATAAGGGGAATGAATTTGAAGGAAATATTAATTGTGGATGATCAGCCCGGTATTCGATTGCTATTAAATGAGGTATTTAAAAAAGAAGGGTTTCACACACATTTAGCTGCAAACGGCTTTGATGCGTTGAAAATTGCAGAAACAACGACACTTGATTGTGCATTATTAGATATGAAAATTCCGGGAATGGACGGATTGGAGATTTTGGAACGCTTAAAAGCAATCCAGCCAACTATCCCCGTTGTCATGATGACTGCTTATGTTGAGCAGCATATGATTGACAGTGCTACAGAATTGGGAGTCGCAAAATATTTTACAAAGCCTTTTAATATTTTTGAGATGCGGGATGAAGTGAAAAAAATATTAGCGATTCCAGAAAAAATATAGTGAAAAACACGTCGGCAGGCAGTAGCGCATACTGTCTGTTTTTGTTATGATTAATCTGAATGTTTTTTGTCAAAACATCACCAATTTAACGTGAGATATGGCAGAAAATACGGTACTTCATAAAGCATATGATGCAATTTATGTTTTTCTAGTAGCAAATCATCTAACTATCTTCGAGGAGGATTTTAATAATGGCATTAGTTTCAATGAAAGAAATGTTAATTAAAGCAAAGGCAGAAGGTTATGCAGTTGGTCAATTCAACATTAACAACTTAGAATGGACACAAGCGATTTTAGCGGCAGCACAAGAAGAAAATTCACCAGTTATTTTAGGTGTTTCTGAAGGCGCAGGAAAATACATGGGCGGTTTCTACACAGTTGTAAAAATTGTTGAAGGTTTAATGCAAGACATGAACATCACAGTTCCTGTTGCAATTCACTTAGACCACGGTTCAAGCTTTGATAAATGTAAAGCAGCAATCGATGCTGGATTCACTTCAGTAATGATCGACGCTTCTCACCACTCATTCGAAGAAAACGTAGCTATTACAAAAGAAGTTGTAGCATATGCGCACGCTAAGGGTGTATCAGTTGAAGCAGAATTAGGCACAGTTGGTGGGGAAGAAGACGGCGTAATCGGTGGTATTATGTACGCAAATCCTCAAGAATGTAAAGCGTTAGTAGAAGCAACAAATATTGATTGCTTAGCGCCTGCACTTGGCTCTGTACACGGTCCATACAAAGGTGAACCGAATTTAGGTTTCACTGAAATGGAAGAAATCTCAACATTAACAGACTTACCTTTAGTATTACACGGCGGTACGGGAATTCCAACAAAAGATATCCAACGTTCAGTTTCTTTAGGTACGGCAAAAATTAACGTAAACACAGAAAATCAAATCGCGGCTTCAAAAGTAATCCGTGAGTTTTTAGATAATGACAAGAAAACGTACGATCCACGTAAATTCTTAGGTCCAGCTCGTGAAGCGATTAAAACAACAGTAATTGGCAAAATGCGCGAATTCG
The sequence above is a segment of the Solibacillus sp. FSL H8-0523 genome. Coding sequences within it:
- the rpoE gene encoding DNA-directed RNA polymerase subunit delta; this encodes MHDLNFRGLTDEQLAEESLIDLAYALLEDTKQAMPLNDLLKEIQKLNGISDEDLKSRLVQFYTDLNVEGRFLLNHENGWGLREWYKVETIEEETAPTIKSRKKKAKVADEDEELVELDEEDVLFEEDYDEFVEEDDADDAEEDIDFVEEEIEDIDADIDEELIEEEDGFIIEEDEEEEIEDEDLK
- a CDS encoding DUF2529 family protein, encoding MSKILTTQLTGLFQRIGQSEEEAIEETARLLAQAAIGQGTVYFATFGELEAIAIQAEQGVQPFAKFARYDEAIELMPADRVIIFTRQASDEQALLLARKLHKEFIPFSAVASEVASDDNELSDLAYTYISLKMRGGILPHPTKLGERIVFPHIMAALYIYEAIKMEFDEMVAGDEDDEEETASPFA
- a CDS encoding class II fructose-bisphosphate aldolase; amino-acid sequence: MALVSMKEMLIKAKAEGYAVGQFNINNLEWTQAILAAAQEENSPVILGVSEGAGKYMGGFYTVVKIVEGLMQDMNITVPVAIHLDHGSSFDKCKAAIDAGFTSVMIDASHHSFEENVAITKEVVAYAHAKGVSVEAELGTVGGEEDGVIGGIMYANPQECKALVEATNIDCLAPALGSVHGPYKGEPNLGFTEMEEISTLTDLPLVLHGGTGIPTKDIQRSVSLGTAKINVNTENQIAASKVIREFLDNDKKTYDPRKFLGPAREAIKTTVIGKMREFGSSQKA
- a CDS encoding CTP synthase produces the protein MTKYIFVTGGVVSSLGKGIVAASLGRLLKNRGLEVTIQKFDPYLNIDPGTMSPYQHGEVFVTDDGAEADLDLGHYERFIDINLGKHSTVTSGKVYQAVLNKERRGDYNGGTVQVIPHVTNEIKDRVQRAGRETSADVVITEIGGTVGDFESLSFLEAIRQMRRDLGHDNVMYIHCTLMPYIKAAGEMKTKPTQHSVKELRSLGIQPNIIVLRTEQPVPQDMKEKIALFCDVRASDIIESRDAEHLYEVPLNLHAQGFDQIVLDHFGIKAPKADMEDWKELVELVKHLEHKTRIALVGKYVELQDAYISVVEALKHAGYVYNSDIEIEWINAEHVTAENVDELLSHVDGILVPGGFGDRGVEGKIEATRYARENDVPFFGICLGMQMATVEFARNVLNLEGAHSTELNKDTKYPIIDFLPDQSEDTDLGGTLRLGLYPCKLKEGSVARAAYNGEALVYERHRHRYEFNNEFREAMEAAGMVFSGTSPDNKLVEIIELPEKKFFVAGQFHPELISRPQRPQPLFREFVGAAFNNRK
- a CDS encoding response regulator, coding for MKEILIVDDQPGIRLLLNEVFKKEGFHTHLAANGFDALKIAETTTLDCALLDMKIPGMDGLEILERLKAIQPTIPVVMMTAYVEQHMIDSATELGVAKYFTKPFNIFEMRDEVKKILAIPEKI